A section of the Roseovarius sp. W115 genome encodes:
- the cimA gene encoding citramalate synthase — protein MTKTRLSLYDTTLRDGQQTQGVQFSTEEKHAIAQTLDQLGVDYIEGGWPGANPTDSAFFDAAPKTRATMTAFGMTKRAGRSAENDDVLAAVMNANTPAVCLVGKTNTFHVTEALGITPDENLENIRASVAHIVAKGREALFDAEHFFDGYAIDPGYATACLDAAREAGARWLVLCDTNGGTLPARIAEVVDALIAGTAGTKAFPGTQLGIHTHNDTEQAVAGSLAAVDAGACQIQGTLNGLGERCGNANLIALIPTLLLKEPYASRFETGVAEDALEGLTRASRQLDEVLNRVPQKQAAYVGASAFAHKAGLHASAIVKNPATYEHIDPARVGNSRIIPMSNQAGQSNLRRRLTEAGVEVEKDNPALLRILQVVKDREDRGYTYDMAQASFELLARDELGLLSQFFEVERYRVISERRRNARGQVVVESEAVVTVQLQDGSKRTGYYKNEHATDLHDDGPVNALWQALRADLGPLQAAIDGIRLTDFKVRITNGGTEAVTRVIIDFEDETGRTWSTVGVSPNIVDASFEALLDAINWRLQRNGGSA, from the coding sequence ATGACCAAAACCCGCCTCTCTCTCTACGACACCACCTTGCGTGACGGACAACAAACGCAGGGCGTGCAATTCTCGACCGAGGAAAAGCATGCCATCGCGCAGACGCTGGACCAGCTGGGTGTGGATTACATCGAAGGCGGCTGGCCCGGGGCGAACCCCACCGACAGCGCTTTTTTCGATGCCGCGCCCAAGACGCGCGCCACCATGACCGCCTTTGGCATGACCAAGCGCGCCGGGCGCAGTGCCGAGAATGACGATGTGCTGGCCGCGGTGATGAACGCCAACACGCCTGCTGTTTGTCTTGTGGGCAAGACCAATACCTTTCACGTCACCGAGGCACTGGGCATCACGCCCGACGAGAACCTCGAGAACATTCGGGCCTCGGTGGCCCATATCGTGGCCAAGGGGCGCGAAGCACTCTTTGATGCGGAGCATTTCTTTGACGGCTACGCGATCGACCCCGGCTATGCCACCGCCTGTCTGGACGCCGCGCGTGAGGCCGGCGCGCGCTGGCTGGTGCTGTGTGATACCAATGGCGGGACACTGCCGGCGCGCATTGCTGAAGTGGTGGATGCCCTTATAGCCGGCACTGCCGGCACAAAAGCCTTTCCCGGCACGCAGCTTGGCATCCACACCCATAACGACACTGAACAGGCCGTGGCCGGATCGCTGGCGGCTGTCGATGCTGGGGCCTGCCAGATCCAGGGCACGCTCAACGGCCTTGGCGAACGCTGCGGCAATGCCAACCTGATCGCCCTCATCCCGACGCTTCTGCTCAAGGAGCCCTATGCCAGCCGCTTTGAGACCGGTGTGGCCGAAGATGCGCTGGAAGGCCTCACCCGGGCCTCTCGTCAGCTAGACGAAGTCCTCAACCGCGTGCCGCAAAAGCAAGCCGCCTATGTGGGGGCGTCGGCCTTTGCTCATAAGGCTGGGCTGCATGCCAGTGCCATTGTCAAAAACCCGGCCACTTATGAGCATATCGACCCCGCCCGGGTGGGCAATTCACGCATCATCCCGATGTCTAATCAGGCAGGCCAGTCAAACCTGCGCCGTCGCCTGACCGAGGCGGGTGTCGAGGTGGAAAAGGATAACCCCGCCCTGTTGCGCATCCTTCAGGTGGTTAAGGATCGTGAGGATCGGGGGTACACCTATGACATGGCACAAGCCTCGTTTGAATTGCTGGCACGTGATGAACTGGGTTTGCTTAGCCAGTTCTTTGAGGTGGAACGCTACCGCGTAATTTCCGAACGCCGCCGCAACGCGCGCGGGCAGGTCGTGGTGGAATCCGAGGCCGTGGTGACCGTACAGCTTCAGGACGGCTCAAAACGCACTGGCTACTACAAGAATGAACACGCCACCGATCTGCATGATGACGGCCCGGTCAATGCCCTCTGGCAGGCGCTGCGCGCCGATCTGGGACCGCTGCAAGCGGCGATAGACGGCATTCGTCTCACCGACTTCAAGGTGCGCATCACCAATGGCGGCACCGAGGCGGTGACACGTGTGATCATAGATTTCGAGGATGAGACCGGGCGCACATGGTCCACCGTGGGTGTGAGCCCGAACATCGTCGACGCCTCCTTTGAGGCGCTTCTGGATGCCATCAACTGGCGTTTGCAACGCAATGGAGGCAGTGCATGA